One stretch of Pigmentiphaga aceris DNA includes these proteins:
- a CDS encoding tartrate dehydrogenase, translated as MKRYAIATIPGDGIGKEVIPAGQQVLEALAASSDTFRFDFENFDWGGDYYRQHGVMMPADGLNALRNKDAILFGSAGDPDIPDHVTLWGLRLKICQGFDQYANVRPTRILPGIDGPLKRCGPDDLNWVIVRENSEGEYAGVGGRVHQGHPIEAATDVSMMTRAGVERIMRYAFKLAQSRPRKLLTVVTKSNAQRHAMVMWDEIAVQISKEFPDVTWDKELVDAATARMVNRPATLDTIVATNLHADILSDLAAALAGSLGIAPTGNIDPERRYPSMFEPIHGSAFDIMGKGLANPVGTFWSVVMLLEHLGETEAAARVMQAVEQVTANPALHTGDLGGKATTVQVTQAVCEALGQSQRKAA; from the coding sequence ATGAAACGCTACGCCATCGCGACCATTCCCGGAGACGGTATCGGCAAGGAAGTGATTCCCGCCGGCCAACAGGTGCTGGAAGCCCTGGCCGCATCGAGCGACACCTTCCGCTTCGACTTCGAGAATTTCGACTGGGGCGGTGATTACTACCGGCAGCACGGCGTGATGATGCCGGCTGACGGCCTGAATGCTCTGCGCAACAAGGACGCCATTCTGTTCGGCTCGGCCGGTGACCCGGACATTCCCGATCACGTCACGCTGTGGGGCCTGCGCCTGAAAATCTGCCAGGGCTTCGACCAATACGCCAACGTGCGCCCCACCCGCATCTTGCCCGGCATCGACGGCCCGCTGAAGCGCTGTGGTCCCGATGACTTGAACTGGGTCATCGTGCGCGAAAATTCCGAAGGTGAATACGCAGGCGTCGGTGGCCGCGTCCACCAAGGCCACCCCATCGAAGCCGCCACCGACGTATCGATGATGACCCGCGCAGGGGTCGAACGCATCATGCGCTACGCCTTCAAACTGGCCCAGTCCCGCCCCCGCAAACTGCTGACCGTGGTCACCAAGAGCAACGCCCAACGCCACGCCATGGTGATGTGGGACGAAATCGCGGTACAGATTTCCAAAGAATTCCCCGACGTTACCTGGGACAAGGAACTGGTGGACGCGGCCACCGCGCGCATGGTCAACCGCCCGGCCACGCTGGACACCATCGTCGCCACCAACCTGCACGCCGACATTCTGAGCGACCTGGCAGCAGCCCTGGCAGGCAGCCTGGGCATCGCACCCACCGGCAACATCGACCCGGAACGCCGTTACCCGTCCATGTTCGAACCCATCCACGGATCGGCCTTCGACATCATGGGCAAGGGTTTGGCCAACCCGGTGGGCACGTTCTGGTCGGTGGTGATGCTGCTGGAGCATCTGGGTGAAACGGAAGCTGCTGCGCGTGTGATGCAAGCCGTTGAACAAGTCACCGCCAACCCGGCGCTGCACACCGGCGATCTGGGTGGCAAGGCAACCACCGTTCAGGTCACCCAAGCGGTGTGCGAGGCACTCGGCCAGTCACAGCGCAAGGCAGCCTGA
- a CDS encoding LysR family transcriptional regulator, protein MSATIQPADLGFFSVLARAGSLSAAARELGITTPAVSRHLALMESRVGVSLVSRTTRRMRLTPEGELYLEHARRILGDIDDMAQLLGASKAVPKGLLRVNATLGFGRSHVSPLISSFIRQYPQVEVQLQLSVNPPPLTDDSFDVCICFGAPPDARVMSRLLAANRRLLCAAPSYLARHGMPKVPNDLTRHNCIGIRQGKEAYGVWRLTSDKGRNASVESVKTRGNLTTNDGEIAVNWALDGHGILMRAEWDIERYLQSGRLVQVLPQYSTPDADIHAVYPQRHQSTARVRAFVDFVALAFEKKA, encoded by the coding sequence ATGAGCGCGACGATTCAGCCGGCCGATCTGGGGTTCTTCTCGGTGCTGGCTCGTGCAGGCAGTCTGAGCGCAGCCGCGCGGGAACTTGGCATCACCACGCCGGCCGTCAGCCGGCATCTGGCCTTGATGGAGTCACGGGTAGGCGTGTCGCTGGTCAGCCGCACCACGCGGCGCATGCGCCTGACGCCGGAAGGCGAGTTGTACCTGGAGCATGCGCGCCGCATTCTGGGTGACATTGACGACATGGCGCAGTTGCTGGGGGCGTCCAAAGCGGTGCCGAAAGGACTGCTGCGTGTCAATGCCACGCTGGGTTTCGGGCGTAGTCACGTGTCGCCGCTTATTTCCAGCTTCATTCGGCAGTACCCGCAGGTCGAGGTGCAATTGCAGTTGTCGGTGAACCCGCCACCACTGACCGATGATTCTTTCGACGTCTGCATCTGCTTCGGTGCGCCGCCCGACGCGCGGGTGATGTCACGCCTGCTGGCGGCGAACCGGCGTTTGCTGTGCGCGGCACCGTCCTACCTTGCCAGGCACGGCATGCCGAAAGTTCCGAACGATTTGACCAGGCACAACTGCATTGGAATCAGGCAGGGCAAGGAAGCCTATGGGGTGTGGCGACTGACAAGCGACAAAGGGCGCAATGCCTCAGTCGAATCGGTGAAGACGCGCGGCAACCTGACGACCAACGACGGCGAAATCGCGGTCAATTGGGCGCTCGATGGGCACGGCATTTTGATGCGCGCAGAATGGGATATCGAACGCTACTTGCAGAGCGGACGCCTGGTGCAGGTGCTGCCGCAATACAGCACGCCCGATGCCGACATTCACGCGGTGTATCCGCAGCGGCATCAGTCCACAGCACGAGTGCGCGCGTTTGTGGACTTCGTGGCCTTGGCGTTCGAGAAGAAAGCGTAG
- a CDS encoding MDR family oxidoreductase has product MTFKALLASKAGDTISTHLVDFQEEDLMPGDVTVAIDYSTVNYKDAMALSGSSPVIRKFPLIPGIDFAGVVESSTYPGLVAGDRVLANGWGLSQTHHGGFAQKARVSGDWLVKIPDAFTTRDAMAIGTAGYTAMLSVLALEHGGLTPERGDILVTGANGGAGSVAIALLSGLGYRVIASTGRLDEADYLRALGAAEIIDRNTLSEAGAPIAREKWAGAIDSVGSHTLANVLAQIKYRGVVAAFGLAQGADLPASVLPFILRNVSLAGIDSVNAPQSVRLQAWSRLASDLDLDKLARTTRVIGLADVPELASQVMAGKVQGRTVVDVNA; this is encoded by the coding sequence ATGACGTTCAAGGCACTACTCGCCAGCAAGGCTGGGGACACCATTTCGACTCACCTGGTCGACTTCCAGGAAGAAGACCTGATGCCGGGCGATGTCACCGTCGCAATCGACTATTCAACGGTGAATTACAAAGACGCGATGGCGCTGAGCGGCAGCTCTCCGGTCATTCGCAAGTTCCCGTTGATTCCGGGTATCGACTTTGCCGGTGTGGTCGAGTCATCGACTTATCCCGGTCTTGTCGCAGGCGACCGTGTGCTGGCAAATGGCTGGGGCCTGAGTCAGACGCACCACGGCGGCTTTGCACAGAAGGCGCGCGTGAGCGGCGACTGGCTGGTGAAGATTCCAGATGCCTTCACAACTCGCGACGCCATGGCCATCGGCACCGCAGGCTATACCGCGATGCTGTCCGTATTGGCACTGGAACACGGTGGCCTGACGCCGGAGCGTGGCGACATTTTGGTGACAGGAGCCAATGGCGGTGCGGGCTCGGTAGCGATCGCCCTGCTATCGGGCCTGGGCTATCGGGTGATCGCATCCACCGGCCGCCTCGACGAAGCCGACTACTTGCGGGCGCTTGGCGCGGCAGAGATCATCGACCGCAACACCTTGTCCGAAGCCGGCGCACCGATCGCCAGGGAAAAATGGGCCGGCGCCATCGATTCGGTTGGCAGCCATACCTTGGCGAACGTGCTGGCGCAGATCAAGTATCGCGGCGTGGTCGCGGCCTTTGGCCTTGCACAAGGCGCAGACCTGCCCGCATCGGTCCTGCCCTTCATTCTGCGAAACGTTAGCCTCGCAGGCATCGACTCGGTCAATGCGCCGCAATCGGTACGGCTGCAGGCCTGGTCGCGCTTGGCCAGTGACCTGGATCTGGACAAGCTTGCGCGGACCACCCGGGTAATCGGCTTGGCAGACGTGCCCGAGCTTGCCAGCCAGGTCATGGCGGGCAAGGTTCAGGGACGAACTGTTGTGGACGTGAACGCTTGA
- a CDS encoding EamA family transporter, which produces MSLSVPLVLAILFAALLHASWNALIKSGPNKSLDTALIHSLGVVFAIPAVLWFGLPAAAAWPYILASSAIHVAYYVALAGAYRHGDLGLTYPIMRGSAPLLVAVVGTTVVGDHLSPQAWIGVVLLSIGVLTVGLARVNHSDKSGNRRKALGFALANACIIASYTVVDGMGVRAAGDPFAYAAAIFLLDGLPYMALVMWCLGPARGDAVRYMLGRVKLAIGGTAASLGSYGIALWAMAHAPVALVAALRETSVIFAALIGTLLLGERFGWTRAAGTGLVVAGVMTLRFG; this is translated from the coding sequence ATGAGCCTGAGCGTTCCGCTGGTGCTGGCCATCCTGTTCGCGGCATTGCTGCATGCCAGCTGGAATGCGCTGATCAAATCAGGCCCGAACAAATCGCTGGACACCGCCTTGATCCACAGCCTGGGCGTGGTGTTCGCCATTCCGGCCGTGCTGTGGTTCGGCCTGCCAGCGGCAGCGGCCTGGCCCTACATCCTGGCTTCATCGGCCATTCACGTGGCGTACTACGTTGCCCTGGCGGGCGCGTATCGGCACGGTGATCTGGGGCTGACCTACCCGATCATGCGTGGCTCGGCACCGCTGCTGGTGGCGGTGGTCGGTACCACCGTGGTGGGCGACCATCTGTCACCGCAGGCGTGGATCGGAGTTGTGTTGCTGTCGATCGGCGTACTGACGGTGGGGCTTGCACGGGTCAATCATTCGGACAAAAGCGGCAATCGTCGCAAGGCCTTGGGTTTTGCGCTGGCGAACGCCTGCATCATCGCCAGCTATACCGTTGTCGACGGCATGGGGGTGCGCGCGGCCGGCGATCCGTTTGCGTATGCGGCGGCCATCTTCCTGCTGGATGGCTTGCCCTACATGGCATTGGTCATGTGGTGCCTAGGCCCGGCACGCGGTGACGCAGTGCGCTACATGCTGGGCCGGGTCAAGCTGGCAATCGGCGGCACCGCCGCTTCACTGGGCAGCTACGGCATTGCTTTGTGGGCGATGGCGCATGCCCCGGTGGCGCTGGTGGCCGCGCTACGCGAAACGTCGGTGATCTTCGCCGCGCTGATCGGCACCCTGTTGTTGGGCGAGCGCTTCGGATGGACACGCGCGGCGGGTACCGGATTGGTGGTGGCTGGGGTGATGACGTTGAGGTTCGGCTAG
- a CDS encoding phosphonate degradation HD-domain oxygenase, producing the protein MALAFDDIAYLFKQHGDTQYSGEPVTQTEHALQTAWFAEQAGADDELITAALLHDLGHLLHDHGETPTARGIDDLHQYSALPFLRGVFPDRVLDVIRWHVDAKRYLCATRPEYQAALSADSQRSLVLQGGVFSPEEAAAFIARPHATDAVQLRLWDDRAKIEGLQTPALDHYLRIAARCCLS; encoded by the coding sequence ATGGCCCTGGCCTTCGATGACATTGCCTACCTGTTCAAGCAGCACGGCGACACGCAGTACAGCGGCGAACCCGTCACCCAGACCGAACACGCACTGCAAACTGCCTGGTTTGCCGAACAGGCCGGTGCCGATGACGAGCTGATTACCGCAGCCTTGCTGCACGACCTGGGACACCTGCTGCACGACCACGGCGAGACGCCTACCGCGCGCGGCATTGACGACCTGCATCAATACAGCGCCTTGCCCTTCCTGCGCGGGGTGTTCCCCGACCGGGTACTGGATGTGATTCGTTGGCATGTGGATGCCAAGCGTTATCTCTGTGCAACGCGGCCGGAATATCAGGCGGCCTTGTCCGCAGATTCCCAGCGCAGTCTGGTGCTTCAAGGCGGTGTGTTTTCGCCTGAAGAAGCCGCCGCCTTCATCGCCCGGCCACATGCCACAGACGCTGTGCAGTTGCGGCTGTGGGACGATCGGGCAAAGATCGAAGGCCTGCAAACGCCAGCCCTGGACCACTATCTGCGCATCGCCGCCCGCTGCTGCCTGTCATGA
- a CDS encoding phosphonate utilization associated transcriptional regulator translates to MSTEVSKPVLKNPVDSPISATIAQLQCNSLAGLVQNELERMILAGELPPGSKLTELTIATQLGVSRGPVREAFRMLDEAGLVRTEKNRGVFVRAIELDEALEIFELRAVMEMYIGRKLAETTTAAQVKPLRALVDAMDAAVKAGNAQDFHRHNLAFHDSLLQLVGNTKFEANYRRLTKELSLIRRKNLTVESMTVYTREHRQIVKAIAAHDTEAAGQAMFDHVMNSRERTLQNFSEQPVQPVPARKRAARAAVEA, encoded by the coding sequence ATGTCTACCGAAGTGTCCAAGCCTGTCCTCAAGAATCCTGTCGACAGCCCCATCAGCGCGACCATTGCACAACTCCAGTGCAACTCGCTCGCCGGCTTGGTGCAGAACGAGCTTGAACGCATGATTTTGGCGGGCGAGCTGCCGCCAGGAAGCAAGCTGACCGAACTCACCATTGCCACACAGTTGGGCGTATCGCGTGGCCCGGTGCGCGAAGCCTTCCGCATGCTTGATGAAGCCGGCCTCGTACGCACGGAGAAAAATCGCGGGGTGTTCGTACGCGCCATCGAGCTGGACGAGGCGCTGGAAATCTTCGAGTTGCGTGCGGTGATGGAGATGTACATCGGCCGCAAGCTGGCAGAGACCACCACGGCGGCGCAGGTGAAACCCCTGCGCGCGCTGGTAGATGCCATGGATGCCGCCGTCAAGGCGGGCAACGCGCAAGACTTCCATCGCCATAACCTGGCGTTTCACGACAGCCTGCTGCAGCTTGTCGGCAACACCAAGTTCGAGGCGAACTATCGACGGCTGACCAAGGAGCTGTCGCTGATTCGTCGCAAGAACCTGACTGTCGAATCCATGACCGTCTACACCCGCGAACACCGCCAGATCGTCAAGGCAATCGCTGCCCACGACACCGAAGCTGCCGGCCAAGCCATGTTCGACCACGTGATGAACAGTCGCGAACGCACGCTGCAGAACTTCAGCGAACAGCCTGTACAACCCGTCCCTGCCCGCAAACGTGCGGCCCGCGCTGCGGTAGAGGCCTGA
- a CDS encoding putative 2-aminoethylphosphonate ABC transporter substrate-binding protein, with the protein MKRIRQILSTTFGLVLVASAGAAFAQKQQLVVYTALETDQLKAYQEAFNKTNPDIEIKWVRDSTGVITAKLLAEKGNPQADVIMGVAATSLALFNRNGMLEPFAPVNLDAIMPAYRDKSSPPAWFGMDVFGATVCFNTVEAKKKNIPIPTTWKDLTKPEFKGQVVMPNPASSGTGYLDVVSWLQMWGDEGGKGGGWKYMDALHENIAQYTHSGSKPCNMAASGEYVAGISFEYRGHTNKAKGAPIELVFPKEGLGWDLEGFAIYKGTKKLEAAKALANWASSKDAMILYGKNFAITAQPGVAPKLANIPDDYESRLIKLDFDKAAASRDTTLAEWSRRYDAKSEARK; encoded by the coding sequence ATGAAACGCATTCGGCAGATTCTTTCCACCACATTCGGACTTGTTCTGGTCGCCTCGGCCGGCGCTGCCTTCGCGCAGAAGCAGCAGCTGGTGGTCTACACCGCGCTTGAAACCGACCAGCTCAAGGCCTACCAAGAGGCCTTCAACAAGACCAACCCAGACATCGAAATCAAGTGGGTACGGGACTCGACTGGTGTCATCACCGCCAAGCTGCTTGCCGAGAAGGGCAACCCGCAGGCCGACGTGATCATGGGTGTGGCAGCGACCAGCCTGGCGCTGTTCAACCGCAACGGCATGCTCGAACCCTTCGCGCCGGTCAATCTGGACGCGATCATGCCGGCTTACCGCGACAAGAGCAGCCCGCCGGCCTGGTTCGGCATGGACGTGTTCGGTGCCACCGTCTGCTTCAACACGGTGGAAGCCAAGAAGAAGAACATCCCCATCCCCACCACCTGGAAGGATCTGACCAAGCCCGAGTTCAAGGGCCAAGTGGTAATGCCCAACCCGGCTTCGTCGGGCACGGGTTATCTGGATGTCGTGTCGTGGTTGCAGATGTGGGGCGATGAAGGCGGCAAGGGCGGCGGCTGGAAGTACATGGACGCGCTGCACGAGAACATTGCCCAGTACACGCACTCGGGTTCCAAGCCTTGCAACATGGCAGCGTCGGGCGAATACGTGGCCGGCATCAGTTTTGAGTACCGTGGCCACACCAACAAGGCCAAGGGCGCGCCGATTGAACTGGTGTTCCCGAAGGAAGGCCTGGGCTGGGACCTGGAAGGCTTTGCCATCTACAAGGGCACCAAGAAGCTGGAAGCCGCGAAGGCGCTGGCCAACTGGGCATCGTCCAAAGACGCAATGATCTTGTACGGCAAGAACTTCGCCATCACTGCCCAGCCCGGTGTTGCGCCCAAGCTGGCCAACATCCCGGACGATTACGAGTCGCGCCTGATCAAGCTGGACTTCGACAAGGCTGCAGCCAGCCGTGATACGACGCTGGCCGAATGGTCACGCCGTTACGACGCCAAGAGCGAAGCGCGGAAGTAA
- a CDS encoding putative 2-aminoethylphosphonate ABC transporter ATP-binding protein, producing the protein MDTAYLTLRGIHKRFGAFTALNDIDLSIQKGEFVCFLGPSGCGKTTLLRIVAGLETQTSGAIVQAGRDISVLPPADRDYGIMFQSYALFPNLTVAKNVSYGLVNRKQGRAHIDARVTELLKLVGLPGSEAKFPAQMSGGQQQRIALARALATSPGLLLLDEPLSALDATVRVHLRNEIRDLQRKLGVTTIMVTHDQEEALSVADRIVVMNHGVIEQVGTPMEVYREPASPFVADFVGKVNRLHAVAEGDHWFRCGDRRLQCLPGAGADFRPGAKVALYLRPEDRIVGGVHERDPLRCQGTVRHIEFLGGNCLAAVEVDGLGGQRMQVQYSLNQMDEFHVHEGARVSFALRADRLRVFCAAGGA; encoded by the coding sequence ATGGACACGGCTTACCTCACACTGCGTGGCATCCACAAACGCTTCGGGGCATTTACCGCGCTGAACGATATCGATCTGTCGATTCAGAAGGGCGAATTCGTTTGTTTCCTGGGGCCGTCAGGCTGCGGCAAGACCACGCTGTTGCGCATTGTGGCGGGGCTGGAGACGCAGACCTCGGGTGCCATCGTGCAGGCAGGCCGTGATATCTCGGTGTTGCCGCCGGCCGACCGGGATTACGGGATCATGTTCCAGTCCTATGCGCTGTTCCCGAATCTTACTGTCGCAAAAAACGTCAGTTATGGATTGGTGAACCGCAAGCAGGGCAGGGCACATATCGACGCTCGGGTGACAGAACTGCTGAAGCTGGTCGGGTTGCCCGGCAGCGAGGCGAAGTTTCCGGCGCAGATGTCGGGTGGGCAGCAGCAGCGCATCGCCCTGGCGCGGGCGCTGGCGACCTCGCCGGGCTTGTTGCTGCTGGACGAGCCGCTGTCAGCGCTGGACGCCACCGTGCGGGTGCATCTGCGCAATGAAATCCGCGACCTGCAGCGCAAGCTGGGCGTGACCACCATCATGGTGACCCACGACCAAGAGGAAGCGCTGTCGGTGGCCGATCGCATCGTGGTGATGAACCACGGTGTGATCGAGCAGGTAGGCACGCCCATGGAGGTGTACCGAGAACCGGCATCGCCCTTCGTTGCCGACTTTGTCGGCAAGGTCAACCGGCTGCATGCGGTGGCCGAGGGCGACCACTGGTTCCGGTGTGGTGACAGGCGACTGCAATGTTTGCCTGGCGCGGGTGCAGATTTCCGTCCGGGGGCCAAGGTGGCGCTGTACTTGCGGCCGGAAGACCGCATCGTGGGTGGCGTGCATGAACGTGACCCGCTCCGCTGTCAGGGCACGGTGCGGCATATCGAGTTTCTGGGCGGCAATTGCCTGGCGGCCGTGGAAGTCGATGGCCTGGGCGGCCAGCGTATGCAAGTGCAGTATTCGCTTAACCAGATGGACGAGTTTCATGTGCATGAAGGTGCCCGCGTGAGCTTTGCGCTGCGCGCTGACCGGTTGCGGGTGTTCTGCGCAGCGGGTGGCGCATGA
- a CDS encoding putative 2-aminoethylphosphonate ABC transporter permease subunit: MSPTVVAVRSAPLRQRVHWTDRLGNLGLLGMLLLLGIGLVAPLIMILSKALDAPEGSATSGLTAFASYLASPALLTSLWHSVWVSLLTTAIVVPLAFTFAYALTRSCMPGKPLLRALMLLPLLAPSLLSAISLIYWFGNQGAAKEFWQALGFSSIYGAPGIVLAECFAVFPHVLMILVTALSLADARLYEAADALGTSTIRKFFTITLPGAKYGLISAALVCFTLVITDFGIPKVVGGNFNVLATDVFKLVIGQQDFQRGAVVALLLLLPAVLTFGIDWLVQRKQTATLTARAVPLVPKPARGFDAAMLVYCLVIVGLVLAMFGMAVFASFAKLWPYNLTPSLNHYISGLVDAELGDALINSVKLAASTAVVGTVVVFVGAYLLEKTRGFDALRPVIRLVAMLPMAVPGLVLGLGYIFFFNAQANPLNFMYQTLPLMVLCTVVHFYTTGHLTVVTALKALDAEFEAVSASLKVPLYKTFWRVTLPICMPVLLDVSRYFFINAMTTISAVVFLYSPDTKLASVAILNLDEAGDTGPAAAMAVLIAATSAVVTLLYMLVGRLVDRRTQAWRAPAR, encoded by the coding sequence ATGAGTCCGACAGTCGTGGCGGTGCGCAGCGCGCCTTTAAGACAGCGGGTGCACTGGACCGATCGCCTGGGCAACCTGGGCCTGTTGGGCATGTTGCTGCTGCTTGGCATCGGCCTGGTTGCACCGCTGATCATGATTTTGTCGAAAGCACTCGATGCGCCTGAAGGCTCGGCAACATCGGGGCTGACGGCGTTTGCCAGTTACCTGGCATCGCCGGCTTTGCTGACCAGTCTGTGGCACAGCGTCTGGGTGTCCTTGCTGACGACCGCCATCGTGGTGCCGCTGGCATTTACCTTTGCATACGCGCTGACCCGCAGCTGCATGCCGGGCAAACCGCTGTTGCGCGCACTGATGTTGTTGCCGCTGCTGGCCCCGTCACTGCTGTCTGCGATTTCGCTGATCTACTGGTTCGGCAACCAGGGCGCGGCCAAGGAATTCTGGCAGGCACTGGGTTTCAGCAGCATCTATGGTGCGCCGGGCATTGTGCTGGCCGAGTGTTTTGCAGTCTTTCCGCATGTGTTGATGATTCTGGTGACCGCGCTGTCTTTGGCCGACGCACGCCTGTACGAAGCAGCCGATGCGCTGGGCACCAGCACTATCCGCAAATTTTTCACCATCACCTTGCCGGGTGCCAAGTACGGCCTGATCTCGGCGGCGCTGGTGTGTTTCACCTTGGTGATCACCGACTTCGGTATCCCAAAAGTGGTGGGCGGCAACTTCAATGTGCTGGCTACCGACGTATTCAAGCTGGTCATCGGCCAGCAGGACTTCCAGCGCGGCGCGGTGGTGGCCTTGCTGCTGTTGCTACCCGCCGTGCTGACCTTCGGCATTGACTGGCTGGTGCAGCGCAAGCAGACCGCCACGCTGACGGCACGCGCCGTGCCCCTGGTGCCCAAACCTGCTCGCGGGTTCGACGCGGCCATGCTGGTGTATTGCCTGGTCATCGTGGGCCTGGTGCTGGCCATGTTCGGCATGGCGGTGTTCGCGTCCTTTGCCAAGCTGTGGCCCTACAACCTGACGCCCAGCCTGAATCACTACATCTCGGGTTTGGTCGATGCAGAACTGGGCGACGCGCTGATCAATAGCGTGAAGCTGGCCGCCAGCACGGCCGTGGTCGGTACCGTGGTGGTTTTCGTCGGTGCCTATCTGCTTGAGAAGACGCGCGGCTTCGATGCACTGCGGCCGGTGATACGCCTGGTTGCCATGTTGCCAATGGCAGTACCCGGCCTGGTGCTGGGCCTGGGCTACATCTTCTTTTTCAACGCCCAGGCCAATCCGCTGAATTTCATGTACCAGACGTTGCCGCTGATGGTGTTGTGCACGGTGGTGCATTTCTACACCACGGGCCATCTGACCGTGGTGACCGCATTGAAAGCGCTCGATGCCGAATTCGAAGCGGTGTCCGCGTCTTTGAAAGTGCCGCTTTACAAGACCTTCTGGCGTGTGACCTTGCCGATCTGCATGCCAGTGCTGCTGGACGTATCGCGCTATTTCTTCATCAACGCCATGACCACGATCTCGGCAGTGGTGTTCCTGTATTCACCCGACACCAAGCTGGCCTCGGTCGCCATTCTGAACCTGGACGAAGCCGGCGACACCGGGCCTGCCGCGGCAATGGCAGTGCTGATCGCTGCGACCTCGGCGGTGGTCACGCTGCTGTACATGCTGGTCGGCCGCCTGGTGGATCGTCGCACCCAGGCCTGGCGAGCGCCCGCGCGATGA
- a CDS encoding TIGR03364 family FAD-dependent oxidoreductase, with amino-acid sequence MNNNTFDVIVVGAGIVGLAHAYTAAKRGLKVCVVERDAACVGASIRNFGFITVTGQGAGDTWRRARRAREVWGEVAPQAGIEAVHHGLYLTAFRPQALTVLEEFMATEMGESCELLDVAEAARRAPVLELDGAQGVLYSPHEMRVESRTAIGLLAKWLADAHGVVFRFSEAVLEVATPRVQTSRAVLHAERVVVCTNTDINGLFAERLVPHNLRLCLLHMLRVMPEPGFKLPGSVMADLSLVRYHGYSKLPAAEKLLTQIRAEEGESLDNGIHLIVVQSADGSLVVGDSHHYSAAPEPFASQRVDELILRHLHDTLKLKASTVTERWVGIYPSAAHTDCIIDKPDDATRLVIVTSGTGASTAFGIAEDTFGDW; translated from the coding sequence ATGAACAACAACACCTTTGATGTGATCGTCGTCGGTGCCGGCATCGTCGGCCTGGCTCATGCCTACACCGCTGCCAAACGCGGCCTGAAAGTATGCGTCGTCGAGCGTGATGCGGCGTGCGTGGGCGCATCGATCCGCAATTTCGGTTTCATCACCGTCACCGGCCAAGGCGCAGGCGACACCTGGCGTCGTGCGCGCCGTGCCCGCGAAGTGTGGGGCGAAGTTGCGCCCCAGGCCGGTATCGAAGCCGTACACCACGGCCTGTATCTGACCGCGTTCCGGCCGCAGGCCTTGACGGTGCTGGAAGAATTCATGGCCACCGAGATGGGCGAATCCTGCGAATTGCTCGACGTGGCCGAGGCTGCCAGGCGCGCGCCTGTGCTGGAGCTGGATGGCGCGCAAGGCGTGCTCTACAGCCCGCATGAAATGCGCGTGGAGTCGCGCACTGCCATCGGCCTGCTTGCCAAATGGCTGGCCGATGCCCACGGCGTGGTCTTCCGGTTCAGCGAGGCGGTGTTGGAAGTGGCCACGCCGCGCGTACAGACCTCGCGCGCGGTGCTGCATGCAGAACGTGTGGTGGTCTGCACCAACACCGACATCAACGGCTTGTTTGCCGAACGTCTGGTGCCTCACAACCTGCGCCTGTGCCTGCTGCACATGCTGCGTGTCATGCCGGAACCCGGCTTCAAACTGCCCGGTTCCGTCATGGCCGACCTGAGCCTGGTGCGCTACCACGGCTACAGCAAACTGCCGGCCGCAGAGAAGCTGCTGACGCAGATTCGGGCAGAAGAAGGTGAGTCGCTCGACAACGGCATTCACCTGATCGTGGTGCAAAGCGCTGATGGCTCGCTGGTGGTGGGAGATTCGCACCACTACAGCGCCGCGCCGGAACCCTTCGCCAGTCAGCGCGTGGACGAACTCATTCTGCGTCACCTGCACGATACCTTGAAGCTGAAAGCATCGACAGTGACCGAACGCTGGGTGGGCATCTATCCGTCTGCGGCCCACACCGACTGCATCATCGACAAGCCCGACGATGCCACCCGATTGGTGATCGTTACCAGCGGTACTGGCGCAAGCACTGCGTTCGGCATTGCCGAAGACACTTTTGGCGACTGGTAA